The following proteins come from a genomic window of Malus sylvestris chromosome 4, drMalSylv7.2, whole genome shotgun sequence:
- the LOC126618903 gene encoding uncharacterized protein LOC126618903 — translation MSDTMRGGIATCDKAKDLLEAVEAKYREFEKAEMGDLMTTLTSLKLYENKSVREHILKLVETAAKLKDLEVPVDVALIVHMALTSLPSKFDQLNVSYNTQKEKWTLDDLISICTQEARIKRNEIYGTVNLVHGDKGKKAAYQFGAYKKNYNNKKKKFFKSLLAMGMKW, via the exons ATGAGTGATACTATGAGGGGTGGCATTGCAACATGTGATAAGGCTAAAGATTTATTGGAGGCAGTTGAGGCAAAGTATAGAGAGTTTGAAAAAGCTGAAATGGGAGACCTGATGACAACCCTGACATCACTTAAGCTCTACGAGAACAAGAGTGTTAGGGAACACATCCTGAAATTGGTGGAGACTGCAGCCAAACTCAAAGACTTGGAGGTCCCTGTTGATGTTGCACTTATTGTGCATATGGCACTCACCTCTCTGccttcaaagtttgatcaattGAATGTTTCTTACAACACTCAGAAGGAAAAGTGGACTCTCGATGATCTGATCTCTATATGTACACAAGAAGCAAGAATCAAGAGGAATGAGATTTATGGCACCGTGAACTTGGTGCATGGAGATAAGGGTAAAAAGGCTGCATACCAATTTG GGGCTTACAAGAAgaactacaacaacaaaaaaaagaagtttttcaAGTCTTTGTTGGCAATGGGAATGAAGTGGTAG